The nucleotide sequence ATACCTTGACGACCTTGACGGTGCGCGGTGCACGGCCTTTCTTGTCGTCGACGGCTTCGGCCGCGCTGGGCACGGTGCCGGCACGACGGCCGCGAGCCGGAGCCGCTGCGGCGCCTTCGGGCTTCCAGATCACCAGCAGCTTGCCGATGTGCTGGATCGGCGCCGCGCTCAGGCGGTCGCAGATCTCGTCGTAGATCGCGATGCGCTCGTCGCGCTCGTCGCCGAACACGCGGATCTTGATCAGCTGGTGCGCGTCGAGGTGCACCTTGATTTCCTTCAGCACGGCATCGGTGAGCCCTTCGGCGCCGATCAGCACGACGGGCTTGAGCGCATGGGCCTGGGAGCGCAGCGCGGAGCGCTCGGCGGGAGAAAGCGAAAGGGCGGGCATGGAAATGTCGAAATCTAAATAAGGGCGCGCTGACTGAATAGCGATCGCGGGTAGTTACCGCGTCAGTCGTGCGCCGAAACCACGTAAAATCGCGGCTTGGGCCTGAAAAGGGGCCGCAGCCGCGCGAAGAAGACGCGTATTATCCGCTAAAAGCGCGGCTTCACGAAGCAATTGGCAGCAATCTCTCTCTCGAATGGCAAAAAACCGCTTCAACCAGCACTGGCTGCACGACCACATCAACGACCCCTACGTCAAAAT is from Burkholderia sp. HI2500 and encodes:
- a CDS encoding YhbY family RNA-binding protein, with amino-acid sequence MPALSLSPAERSALRSQAHALKPVVLIGAEGLTDAVLKEIKVHLDAHQLIKIRVFGDERDERIAIYDEICDRLSAAPIQHIGKLLVIWKPEGAAAAPARGRRAGTVPSAAEAVDDKKGRAPRTVKVVKVSPNASPVRRPRPVKVTVRGNERVTAGGNVKRAKKRQASTKRPFQDK